In Gemmatimonadaceae bacterium, the following proteins share a genomic window:
- a CDS encoding carboxypeptidase regulatory-like domain-containing protein, which yields MNLPRLTLRGAVLMTALFGGATRLAAQGVTTAAISGTVSNPQGQALEGAQVQVTNRSTGARAGAITRGDGRYYVSSLEVGGPYVISVRRIGFAPRDSVISNLSLGQNLRVDFAMSQQAAQLQGVQVVSTTTSAVISPSHKGVSTTVTDSAIARLPTLNRNFTDFVVLTPQISTKGPGNSGGGQNNRFNAIQIDGAIASDLFGLGSTNQPGAQAGAKQISLEAVKEYQVLLSPYDVRQGYFSGFLLNAVTKSGSNEFHGSGTYAFRNEKFERNVDYLRASPFSQKQEGFWIGGPIIKDKLLFSIAPEFQQQTAPASGPYIGAGSPQPAPATQAAVDSFVNILKTKYNFSDPGTAQKVNDDNPLTNMFARFDLINLPMNSRLMARWNYVNAQQDIFSRSATRVSLSNNGYNFQSKTNSGFAQLYSNFANGNSNELLMGFTGIRDQRIIPINAPFVVIQRVQNPNGGTGQLAAGTENSSQGNQLDQDIFELTDNYTIPWHNHRFTIGTKNEFYRVRNLFAQNSFGNYTFGTLDSLIKDTPNTSTLGIKLDNADGAARFRARTLGGYVSDEWQASNALNFTFGLRLDMPGFLNTPNANAVVSNANFGRNTTQVPKNVMQWQPRVGFNWDVTGDQVNQLRGGSGVFMAQPGYVWLSNLYGNSGVNGYGNLTCSGFAAAPAMQAAGSPIATNCKNSTAAPAVTLNTVDPNLHFPEVWRSTVGYDRRLPWNVIGTVEAMYTRSLYQFYYQNLGISATPVGTDRNGRTLYGDITSATSTVAPTRRTSTNAAGQTVTLGDVIDIRNTTTHDYQYSYTGKLEKRFAENFEGSFAYTYGHAYDVWDLTSSVALSNWQFGRSYSGPQDSQQLGLSKWDAPHRFVVAGTYTLPTKTDISTTFFAESGVPFEYVYGSDMNGDNGGANDLVYVPTNAHDTTQIRFSQNGNLTPANQADSLDAFISSHSCLNSARGTIMQRNSCRTPWTKVMNVSVRQSLPTIRGQNFLLQLDIFNFLNLLNKNWGAQDQGSSNSPTLLTRRTWVQPTAGQPLKLASGAMPVFNFTPFTQFNTRNPASNYAMQLQLKYTF from the coding sequence ATGAATCTCCCACGCTTGACGCTGCGTGGCGCCGTGCTGATGACGGCGCTCTTCGGCGGAGCCACCCGGCTCGCCGCGCAAGGTGTCACGACAGCCGCCATCAGCGGCACTGTATCGAATCCGCAGGGCCAGGCGCTCGAAGGCGCACAGGTGCAAGTCACCAACCGCTCCACCGGTGCGCGTGCCGGCGCCATTACCCGCGGCGACGGCCGCTACTACGTCTCGTCGCTGGAAGTCGGTGGCCCATACGTCATCAGCGTTCGTCGTATCGGTTTCGCGCCGCGCGACAGCGTCATCAGCAATCTTTCACTCGGCCAGAACCTGCGCGTCGACTTCGCCATGTCGCAGCAGGCGGCACAGCTCCAGGGCGTGCAAGTCGTGTCGACGACCACCAGCGCGGTGATCTCACCGTCGCACAAGGGCGTCTCGACGACGGTGACCGATTCGGCCATCGCGCGACTGCCAACCCTGAACCGCAACTTCACCGACTTCGTCGTCCTCACACCGCAGATCTCGACGAAGGGCCCGGGGAACTCGGGCGGCGGCCAGAACAATCGCTTCAACGCCATCCAGATCGACGGCGCGATCGCGAGCGACCTGTTCGGCCTCGGCTCGACCAATCAGCCGGGCGCGCAAGCCGGCGCAAAGCAGATCTCGCTCGAGGCGGTGAAGGAATACCAGGTGCTGCTGTCGCCGTATGACGTGCGTCAGGGGTACTTCTCGGGCTTCCTGCTCAACGCCGTCACGAAGAGCGGCTCGAATGAATTCCACGGCTCGGGTACGTATGCGTTCCGCAACGAAAAGTTTGAGCGCAACGTCGACTATCTCCGCGCCTCGCCGTTCTCGCAGAAGCAGGAAGGCTTCTGGATCGGCGGCCCGATCATCAAGGACAAGCTCTTGTTCTCGATCGCGCCGGAGTTCCAGCAGCAGACGGCGCCGGCCAGCGGCCCGTACATCGGCGCCGGCTCACCCCAGCCCGCACCGGCGACGCAAGCCGCAGTGGACAGCTTCGTCAACATCCTCAAGACGAAGTACAACTTCAGCGATCCCGGCACGGCGCAGAAGGTCAACGACGACAATCCGCTGACCAACATGTTCGCGCGCTTCGACCTCATCAACCTGCCGATGAACAGCCGCCTGATGGCGCGCTGGAACTACGTCAACGCGCAGCAGGACATCTTCAGCCGCAGCGCGACGCGCGTCAGTCTCTCGAACAACGGCTACAACTTCCAGTCGAAGACGAACAGCGGCTTCGCGCAGTTGTACTCGAACTTCGCGAACGGCAACTCGAACGAGTTGCTCATGGGCTTCACGGGCATTCGCGATCAGCGCATCATCCCGATCAATGCGCCGTTCGTCGTCATTCAGCGCGTGCAGAACCCGAACGGTGGCACGGGCCAGCTCGCGGCCGGCACCGAGAACTCGTCGCAGGGCAACCAGCTCGACCAGGACATCTTCGAGCTCACGGACAACTACACCATTCCGTGGCACAATCACCGGTTCACGATCGGCACGAAGAACGAGTTCTATCGCGTGCGCAACCTGTTCGCGCAGAATTCCTTCGGCAACTACACGTTCGGCACGCTCGACTCACTCATCAAGGACACGCCGAACACGTCGACGCTTGGCATCAAGCTCGACAACGCCGATGGCGCCGCGCGGTTCCGCGCGCGCACGCTCGGTGGGTACGTCTCGGACGAGTGGCAGGCCAGCAACGCGTTGAACTTCACGTTCGGCCTTCGCCTCGACATGCCGGGCTTCCTCAACACGCCGAACGCCAACGCGGTCGTGTCCAACGCCAACTTCGGCCGCAATACGACGCAAGTGCCGAAGAACGTCATGCAGTGGCAGCCGCGCGTCGGCTTCAACTGGGACGTGACGGGTGATCAGGTCAATCAGCTGCGCGGCGGTTCGGGCGTGTTCATGGCGCAGCCGGGCTACGTGTGGCTCAGCAACCTGTACGGCAACTCGGGCGTGAACGGCTACGGCAACCTGACGTGCTCGGGCTTCGCCGCCGCTCCCGCCATGCAGGCGGCCGGCTCGCCGATCGCGACGAACTGCAAGAACTCGACGGCCGCACCGGCGGTGACGCTCAATACGGTCGATCCGAACCTGCACTTCCCCGAAGTGTGGCGCAGCACCGTCGGCTACGATCGCCGGCTGCCGTGGAACGTCATTGGTACGGTCGAGGCGATGTACACGCGCTCGTTGTACCAGTTCTATTATCAGAATCTTGGTATCTCGGCGACGCCTGTCGGCACCGACCGCAACGGCCGCACGCTCTACGGCGACATCACGTCGGCCACCAGCACCGTCGCGCCGACGCGCCGCACCTCGACCAACGCCGCCGGCCAGACCGTCACGCTCGGCGACGTGATCGACATTCGCAACACGACCACGCACGACTATCAGTACAGCTACACCGGCAAGCTCGAGAAGCGCTTCGCCGAGAACTTCGAGGGCTCGTTCGCCTACACGTACGGCCACGCCTACGACGTGTGGGATCTGACGTCGTCGGTCGCGCTCTCGAACTGGCAGTTCGGCCGCTCCTACTCGGGCCCGCAGGACTCGCAGCAACTCGGCCTGTCGAAGTGGGATGCGCCGCACCGCTTCGTCGTCGCGGGCACGTACACGCTGCCGACGAAGACGGACATCTCCACCACGTTCTTCGCCGAGTCCGGCGTGCCGTTCGAGTACGTCTACGGCAGCGACATGAACGGCGACAACGGCGGCGCGAACGATCTGGTATACGTGCCGACGAACGCGCACGACACGACCCAGATCCGCTTCTCGCAGAACGGCAACCTGACGCCGGCGAATCAGGCGGACTCGCTCGATGCGTTCATCTCGTCGCACTCGTGCCTCAACTCGGCGCGCGGCACGATCATGCAGCGCAACTCCTGCCGCACGCCGTGGACCAAGGTCATGAACGTGTCGGTGCGCCAGTCGCTCCCGACCATCCGCGGGCAGAACTTCCTGCTCCAGCTCGACATCTTCAACTTCCTCAACCTGCTCAACAAGAACTGGGGCGCGCAGGATCAGGGAAGCAGCAACAGCCCGACGCTCCTCACCCGCCGCACGTGGGTGCAGCCGACGGCCGGCCAGCCGCTCAAGCTCGCCAGTGGTGCAATGCCGGTGTTCAACTTCACGCCGTTCACGCAGTTCAACACGCGCAACCCGGCGTCGAACTACGCCATGCAGCTGCAGTTGAAGTACACGTTCTAG
- a CDS encoding HEPN-associated N-terminal domain-containing protein: MADSALKAFIRATADAMTCSFCGRSSSQAIAADADAVVAEVESCLDQEYEDASEMVPVEGGEYVFGFKSTREVLEEELDVDETNEAAFDYIVAHVSDKGWVQKNFFSLHPYDVLTYGWEEFAEAIKHRTRYLFFPPRPKAQWPTDNESIRPEDMLDRLGRLIRGTRLIKRLRAGRMLYRVRPHDAAISPSTLSELGPPPADRAIRPNRMSPAGISMLYAATSPETAIAESIDPKTGRLQGTLATLRLETDVRVVDFVRLPASPTIFTPDTMPDERAALHFVHAFAREISRPIERDDREHIEYVPTQVVTEYLRYRFRTRRGPVQGLRYASARRELGANIALFVGYDDIEPPEFTEPESPVRLSLVAHQPISIP, encoded by the coding sequence GTGGCCGACAGCGCACTGAAGGCCTTCATCCGCGCGACCGCGGATGCGATGACCTGTAGTTTCTGCGGGCGTTCTTCATCACAAGCAATCGCTGCCGACGCCGACGCGGTTGTCGCCGAAGTTGAATCCTGCTTGGATCAGGAGTATGAGGACGCGTCGGAGATGGTGCCAGTGGAAGGAGGCGAGTACGTCTTCGGATTCAAATCCACGCGTGAAGTTCTCGAAGAAGAGCTGGATGTGGACGAAACGAATGAGGCAGCGTTCGACTACATCGTCGCCCACGTATCCGATAAAGGGTGGGTCCAGAAGAATTTCTTCAGCCTTCACCCCTATGATGTGCTCACGTACGGCTGGGAAGAGTTTGCCGAAGCTATCAAGCATCGGACGCGGTACCTCTTCTTTCCGCCGCGCCCGAAGGCCCAGTGGCCCACCGACAACGAGTCGATTCGCCCCGAAGATATGCTCGACCGGTTGGGACGATTGATTCGTGGTACGAGGCTGATCAAGCGCCTGCGCGCAGGGAGGATGCTGTACAGAGTTCGGCCCCACGACGCGGCAATTTCACCGAGCACATTGTCGGAGCTTGGTCCGCCACCAGCCGACCGTGCGATCCGGCCCAACCGCATGAGCCCGGCGGGTATTTCGATGCTCTATGCGGCTACGAGCCCTGAGACGGCTATTGCCGAAAGCATTGACCCGAAGACGGGACGTCTTCAGGGAACTCTTGCGACGCTCCGCCTCGAAACGGATGTCCGCGTTGTCGATTTCGTCCGACTTCCTGCATCTCCGACGATCTTTACTCCGGACACGATGCCGGACGAGCGAGCCGCGCTCCACTTCGTCCACGCGTTCGCAAGAGAGATCAGTCGACCGATCGAGCGAGATGACCGGGAACACATCGAGTACGTCCCCACGCAAGTGGTGACCGAGTATCTTCGCTACCGGTTCCGTACGAGGCGAGGGCCCGTGCAAGGCCTTCGCTATGCTAGTGCTCGGAGAGAGTTGGGAGCGAACATCGCGCTGTTCGTCGGCTATGACGATATCGAGCCGCCTGAATTCACGGAGCCCGAGTCCCCCGTACGCTTGTCGCTCGTGGCTCACCAGCCGATCAGCATTCCTTAA
- a CDS encoding ATP-binding protein, which produces MRHAVRSNQDRPTGRPSILATAATSGAPRKLELRISDPISLLNEIARRYESPERILMEYVDNALDDVEAMYRANADAYPYAVVIEILIDSNARSVTIRDNCRGMLPETLERIVVNVGESRKRGLTWVNGRFGFGVHAFRAAAQRIRFRTRHQSSAYCELELDRNEPTGTITPTTSGSFPTNTGTGTEVMVGPFDPEWQDVLTVAAVKAEIERHFEHLLARPNLSIFVRDSNGITERCMPFDYASVGGYAITRTLCAEVGGRIYPVDVNLRVANVSIPGRQARFFARGRRINEVAEIKSFLRKSTRRSAVWAHPQLLGFIEVGELARPVITRDDFDRSAGRTALYDLLLTIEAELAEALDEVNAAQRDNSLTRLEDVMRDVLNDLAREDRLRLRTQLVPGTETGTPVPADTGPVPDTTYPTADPPTSVVSEPATVEPAEVEPVAEPTVDEEHPDSPDEDAAEPETPESATPPAAINDDPMDTQGARQRKTGFDVSFGDFPADAEGRIVRSRLIEGTIYVNTSHPDFRERMALTRQGRPRFTDRLAAYLAATVAIHYKDQFYARYGRQPDRRDQLFDEMVAFSCRLESALRPHFPLLQRELGGSLDESDVELIATVGAPGVAAQAS; this is translated from the coding sequence ATGAGACACGCAGTTCGCAGTAACCAGGATCGGCCTACAGGACGGCCGTCCATCCTTGCCACCGCTGCCACGAGCGGGGCCCCGAGGAAACTCGAGCTTCGGATTTCTGATCCGATTTCGCTGCTCAACGAGATCGCACGGCGCTACGAGTCGCCCGAGCGGATTCTCATGGAGTACGTGGACAACGCGCTCGATGACGTCGAAGCGATGTACCGCGCCAACGCCGACGCGTACCCGTACGCCGTAGTGATCGAGATTCTCATCGACTCAAACGCACGGTCTGTCACGATCCGCGACAACTGCCGCGGCATGCTGCCCGAAACGTTGGAACGCATTGTTGTTAACGTCGGCGAGTCTCGAAAGCGCGGCCTCACATGGGTCAACGGCCGATTTGGCTTCGGCGTTCACGCGTTCCGCGCCGCGGCGCAACGAATCCGCTTTCGCACTCGCCATCAGAGTAGCGCGTACTGCGAGCTGGAGCTTGATCGGAACGAGCCGACCGGCACCATCACGCCGACGACGTCGGGGAGCTTCCCCACAAACACCGGTACTGGCACCGAAGTGATGGTCGGCCCGTTCGACCCGGAGTGGCAGGATGTTCTCACGGTGGCCGCGGTAAAGGCCGAGATCGAGCGCCACTTCGAGCATCTGCTTGCGAGGCCAAACTTGTCCATTTTCGTTCGCGACTCGAATGGCATCACGGAGCGCTGCATGCCCTTCGACTATGCGAGCGTTGGCGGATACGCCATCACACGTACTCTGTGTGCGGAAGTAGGCGGACGCATCTATCCAGTCGATGTCAACCTTCGCGTCGCCAATGTCTCGATCCCTGGGCGCCAAGCGCGCTTTTTCGCTCGGGGCCGGCGCATCAACGAGGTTGCGGAGATCAAGAGCTTCCTACGAAAGTCGACCCGCCGCAGCGCGGTGTGGGCGCATCCGCAACTTCTCGGCTTCATCGAAGTCGGAGAACTCGCCCGGCCGGTCATCACTCGCGACGACTTCGACCGTTCCGCCGGACGCACTGCCCTCTACGACCTTCTGCTAACGATCGAGGCTGAGCTAGCCGAAGCGCTCGACGAGGTGAACGCCGCACAGCGCGACAACAGCCTCACGCGGCTTGAGGACGTCATGCGTGACGTCCTCAACGACCTCGCTCGCGAGGACAGGCTGCGCCTTCGTACGCAGCTTGTGCCGGGAACGGAAACTGGCACTCCGGTTCCCGCTGACACTGGCCCGGTGCCGGACACAACTTACCCGACGGCCGATCCGCCAACGTCAGTCGTGTCGGAGCCGGCAACGGTCGAGCCGGCGGAGGTCGAACCTGTCGCTGAACCCACGGTCGACGAGGAGCATCCTGACAGTCCAGACGAGGACGCCGCCGAGCCGGAGACCCCAGAGAGCGCGACGCCGCCCGCGGCGATCAACGATGACCCTATGGATACGCAGGGTGCGCGACAGCGCAAAACCGGCTTCGATGTGAGTTTCGGTGATTTCCCGGCCGATGCCGAAGGTCGCATCGTTCGCTCCCGCCTAATCGAGGGCACGATCTATGTGAACACGTCGCACCCGGATTTCCGCGAACGAATGGCGCTTACCCGCCAAGGCCGGCCGCGCTTCACCGATCGCTTGGCCGCCTACCTCGCGGCCACGGTTGCGATCCACTACAAGGACCAGTTCTACGCCCGGTACGGGCGACAGCCAGATCGTCGCGATCAGCTGTTCGATGAGATGGTAGCGTTCTCCTGCCGCTTGGAATCGGCGCTACGGCCCCACTTTCCGCTGCTCCAGCGGGAGCTGGGCGGGAGCCTCGACGAAAGCGATGTGGAATTGATCGCGACGGTCGGTGCACCCGGCGTGGCCGCGCAGGCCTCTTGA
- a CDS encoding ATP-binding protein, which yields MTKNRSGTSKVAERDPLDNRPNARKLLDSLRYLGYDNYYAISDIVDNALDAEARNVWINVHRETDTDIMIDIADDGIGMNEAVLDQASRLGSEVQRNASTDLGRFGMGLVTASLSLGRRLTIVTRAKKGPILANITDVDTMTKRNAFVRDFFGEASQPLLNLYHEYLGNAQSGTVIRISKSDGFKRRYVGAFEGTLSKQLGQTYRMFIRAGKHFYVNGTEVPIHDPLWIEDKPSARVYSDEEFAIKYMDERTGEIVTDMVRARLVILPDHGSRKENGKKGYRAEKSGFYVMRNNREIAEAQLLGLANLSRHPDLIRFRGELFISGKLDDAFGIEFTKRDVKPTQSVKDQLDAELGSTIRSLRTQIQQKEAKQEGEGVNHETSEQFINRQSSLLIRPPAKEQPGGDSAPGESGSSTPLGTVKFGIRNFGREGPVYAAEQRGRTTFIDWNVDHPFYERVVLTARNDREKLNSVDALIFCIAAAELRVFDDDHRDFVDSWKAILSSNLRILLS from the coding sequence ATGACCAAGAACCGATCAGGCACGAGCAAGGTCGCAGAGCGCGATCCACTGGACAACCGACCGAACGCGCGCAAGCTCCTGGACTCGCTACGGTACCTCGGCTACGACAACTACTACGCGATCAGCGACATCGTGGATAACGCGTTGGACGCCGAGGCACGAAACGTCTGGATCAATGTTCATCGCGAGACCGACACCGATATCATGATTGATATCGCTGATGACGGTATCGGGATGAACGAGGCTGTTCTTGATCAAGCATCACGCCTTGGCAGCGAGGTCCAGCGCAATGCCTCGACTGACTTGGGCCGGTTTGGCATGGGGCTGGTAACGGCGTCACTGAGTCTGGGCAGGCGTTTGACCATCGTGACTCGCGCGAAAAAAGGACCCATCTTAGCGAACATCACAGACGTTGACACGATGACGAAGAGGAACGCCTTCGTCCGCGACTTCTTCGGAGAGGCCAGCCAGCCGCTGTTAAACTTGTATCATGAGTACCTGGGCAATGCCCAAAGCGGTACGGTAATTCGAATCAGCAAGAGCGACGGCTTCAAGCGCCGGTACGTGGGGGCATTCGAAGGCACCTTGAGCAAACAGCTCGGCCAAACGTATCGAATGTTCATCCGCGCCGGCAAACACTTCTATGTCAACGGCACCGAAGTTCCAATCCACGATCCGTTGTGGATAGAGGATAAGCCATCAGCAAGGGTGTACAGCGATGAAGAATTCGCCATCAAGTACATGGATGAAAGGACCGGAGAAATCGTTACGGACATGGTCCGGGCCCGCCTGGTAATCCTACCGGACCACGGTAGCCGTAAGGAGAATGGCAAGAAGGGCTACAGGGCCGAGAAGTCGGGCTTCTACGTGATGCGCAACAACCGGGAGATTGCTGAGGCTCAACTTCTTGGCCTTGCAAATCTCAGCCGACATCCTGACCTAATTCGGTTCAGGGGCGAGCTATTCATCAGTGGGAAGCTCGACGACGCCTTCGGTATCGAATTCACAAAGCGAGATGTCAAGCCGACTCAAAGCGTCAAAGACCAGTTGGATGCCGAACTGGGATCCACCATTCGCTCCCTACGAACACAGATTCAGCAAAAGGAAGCGAAGCAAGAAGGGGAGGGCGTAAACCACGAGACGTCTGAACAGTTTATCAACCGTCAGTCGAGCTTACTGATTCGACCGCCGGCAAAAGAACAACCCGGCGGCGACTCGGCGCCAGGAGAATCTGGGAGTTCGACGCCGCTTGGAACAGTGAAGTTCGGTATTCGCAACTTCGGACGGGAGGGGCCTGTCTACGCCGCCGAGCAGCGCGGCAGAACAACATTTATTGATTGGAACGTCGATCATCCGTTCTATGAACGAGTGGTTCTCACGGCGCGAAACGATCGAGAGAAGCTCAACTCAGTGGACGCATTAATTTTTTGCATTGCTGCAGCGGAGCTCCGCGTTTTCGACGACGACCATCGCGACTTCGTCGATAGCTGGAAGGCGATCCTGTCCTCGAACCTTCGTATTCTCTTGTCGTAA
- a CDS encoding cysteine desulfurase family protein, with protein sequence MTSAPVYLDHNATTPIDPEVLEAMLPFFTTRYGNPSSVSHVYGNDAATAVERSRQQIAELIGARPEEIIFTGSCTEANNLAILGIARAADRPRHFVSCAIEHPSITEPFRILEREGHRVTYVGVDETGQVKAEEVAAAIEEDTLLVSVMAANNEVGTVQPLEAIGAACESRGVLFHSDLAQAAAYAPIDVNRLRLGLASLSAHKAYGPKGIGALYIRSRRPRIRLAALLFGGGQERGLRPGTLNVPLIVGLGAAFARVRLVRSDDTARLQPLRDRLFAGLQAAAPDLALNGHPTERLPNNLSISIRDVEPHALMRTMRDQVSFSASSACAAHDVKTSPVLLAMFGDGWRARNAFRLGLGRFTTLDDIDRAVEAFAGEVHHLRRVSLTEPASK encoded by the coding sequence ATGACGAGCGCGCCGGTATACCTGGATCACAACGCCACGACACCGATTGATCCGGAAGTGTTGGAGGCGATGCTGCCGTTCTTCACGACGAGGTACGGCAATCCATCCAGCGTTAGTCACGTCTACGGCAATGACGCCGCTACTGCCGTCGAACGATCGCGTCAGCAGATTGCTGAACTGATCGGAGCTCGCCCGGAAGAGATCATCTTCACCGGGAGCTGCACAGAGGCGAATAATCTGGCCATCCTCGGTATTGCTCGAGCAGCTGACCGTCCGCGACACTTCGTAAGCTGCGCGATTGAACATCCCTCCATCACAGAGCCGTTTCGGATTTTGGAGCGCGAGGGGCATCGAGTCACGTATGTCGGTGTAGATGAAACGGGGCAGGTCAAAGCTGAAGAGGTCGCAGCAGCGATTGAGGAAGACACGTTGCTCGTGTCCGTAATGGCGGCGAACAACGAGGTGGGAACGGTCCAGCCGCTTGAAGCGATCGGCGCGGCCTGCGAGTCGCGAGGAGTCCTTTTTCATAGCGATCTCGCGCAAGCTGCTGCTTACGCTCCGATCGATGTGAATCGACTTCGGCTAGGACTGGCAAGCCTATCCGCGCACAAGGCGTACGGTCCTAAGGGAATCGGCGCGCTTTACATCCGGAGTCGCCGTCCGAGAATTCGACTGGCCGCCCTGCTTTTCGGCGGCGGACAAGAGCGCGGTTTGCGTCCAGGTACGCTCAATGTCCCCCTCATCGTCGGGCTCGGCGCTGCATTCGCTCGCGTGCGTTTGGTTCGGTCAGACGACACAGCACGGCTCCAGCCTCTGCGCGACAGGTTGTTTGCTGGTCTTCAGGCAGCGGCTCCAGATCTTGCTCTTAACGGCCATCCGACGGAGCGTCTGCCGAACAATCTGTCGATTTCCATCCGCGATGTTGAGCCGCATGCACTAATGCGGACGATGCGCGATCAGGTGAGCTTCTCGGCATCTAGTGCCTGCGCCGCACACGACGTCAAGACGTCACCGGTTTTACTCGCGATGTTCGGTGATGGCTGGAGAGCGAGGAACGCCTTTCGCCTTGGCCTCGGGCGGTTCACGACCTTGGACGATATCGATCGTGCCGTGGAAGCCTTCGCCGGCGAGGTGCACCACCTCCGCAGGGTCAGTCTCACCGAACCGGCGTCGAAGTAG
- the dndE gene encoding DNA sulfur modification protein DndE: MQFSKLRISSEATSKLRYLKQHTGLTPNLLCRAAAMLSMEEGPIGTQGAPDEDGSEFNAYTLTGEYEVLFTALLRFVEEPTSDEPLTNEELVDRFRGHIHRGVGTLSVKGRNPLEIARLARVG; this comes from the coding sequence ATGCAGTTTAGTAAACTCCGGATATCCAGCGAGGCTACCAGCAAGCTTCGCTACCTGAAGCAACACACCGGTCTGACGCCGAACCTTCTTTGCCGGGCCGCTGCGATGCTTTCCATGGAAGAAGGGCCCATCGGCACTCAGGGCGCCCCGGATGAAGACGGCTCAGAATTCAATGCGTACACCCTTACCGGTGAATATGAAGTGCTGTTCACCGCACTCCTTCGGTTCGTTGAGGAGCCAACCTCGGACGAGCCGCTGACGAACGAAGAATTAGTTGATCGATTCCGAGGTCACATCCACCGTGGCGTTGGCACGCTATCCGTGAAAGGCCGCAACCCGCTTGAGATTGCTCGTCTGGCACGAGTAGGCTGA